The Kordia sp. SMS9 DNA window TTATTGGTAAATAGTTTAAAATATCGCTCTAATTTTACTTTACTCATTTGTGGTCTGTGTTGAATAAAGATAGTAAATACAATCTTATTTTCTATTTTTACCGCGATTCAATACGTTTTCATGAAGTATCGTTTTCCAAAAGAAGAAAAATTAAAAAGCAAAAAATGCATAGAACTTCTGTTTAGTGAAGGAAATTCCGTGTCTAAATTTCCTTTGAGACTGATTTATATTGCGGCCACTTTGCCAAAAGATGTCCCAATTCAAGCCGGCGTTTCTGTAACGAAAAGACGTTTTAAAAAAGCAGTAACGCGCAATCGCATTAAAAGATTGATGCGAGAAGCCTATCGTTTGCACAAAAATGAGGTTTTTAACAGAATATCAACATCCTATGCTTTTATGTTTTTGTATATTGGAAAACAAGAACCAACTTTTGAAGAAATAGAAAAATCAATGATTCGCTTATTGGAAAAATTTAGTGAAAAAATTGATGCTACAAACACACTTGAAAACGAGTGATACAAAAGCTATCTTGCTAATTATTAATGAAGTAAAAAGATGAAGAAATTATTTAAAAAAAGAGTACTAATTCCTGTATTGGCAATTACTTTTTTATTGGGAGCTGTAAGTTTTAAAAGTGATTTTTTTGAAATCGCAAAGCAAATTGAAATATTCACCACCATGTTTAAGCA harbors:
- the rnpA gene encoding ribonuclease P protein component, which translates into the protein MKYRFPKEEKLKSKKCIELLFSEGNSVSKFPLRLIYIAATLPKDVPIQAGVSVTKRRFKKAVTRNRIKRLMREAYRLHKNEVFNRISTSYAFMFLYIGKQEPTFEEIEKSMIRLLEKFSEKIDATNTLENE